One segment of Solanum stenotomum isolate F172 chromosome 1, ASM1918654v1, whole genome shotgun sequence DNA contains the following:
- the LOC125849475 gene encoding uncharacterized protein LOC125849475, with protein MIEKKRVQVLLFLVGLLILSITAEKCRELVGQEAASKSGEFTWLHCFDGSTGSVACLVKEGVKLYAYNIRSSHVERARNSAIETALADAISQGIAAKEAAKVAQKEGAKAAKLAVRKTKRIVGPIISAGWDFFEALYLGGTPTEGVLRGSGTLFGAYWVGYLGEQTMGRFGYLVGSELGSWVGGKVGLMVYDLVNGVDHLLVFLQLKEIEVDGTVSDELYKETIAESSEVPKDSYDSESTTYTSFETSEESSSYEAPAYEDPEVHEEF; from the coding sequence AGGGAGTTGGTTGGTCAAGAGGCTGCATCGAAGAGTGGGGAATTTACTTGGTTGCACTGTTTTGATGGGAGTACGGGAAGCGTAGCATGTTTAGTCAAGGAAGGTGTGAAGCTTTACGCTTATAACATCAGATCTTCTCATGTGGAGAGAGCAAGGAACTCAGCTATCGAGACTGCTCTGGCTGATGCCATATCACAAGGCATCGCAGCAAAAGAAGCAGCTAAAGTAGCTCAGAAAGAAGGAGCAAAAGCTGCAAAATTGGCCGTGCGAAAAACCAAGCGTATTGTTGGTCCGATAATTTCTGCAGGATGGGACTTCTTTGAAGCACTTTATCTTGGAGGTACACCAACTGAAGGGGTATTGAGGGGTTCTGGTACCTTGTTTGGTGCCTATTGGGTTGGCTATCTCGGGGAGCAGACCATGGGTAGGTTTGGTTACTTGGTTGGAAGCGAGTTGGGCAGTTGGGTTGGAGGAAAGGTTGGATTAATGGTGTATGATTTGGTTAATGGAGTGGATCATTTACTTGTATTTCTCCAACTAAAGGAAATAGAAGTCGATGGAACTGTGTCGGATGAATTGTACAAGGAAACTATAGCTGAAAGTTCCGAGGTACCCAAGGACTCGTATGATAGTGAATCAACCACATATACAAGCTTTGAAACTTCTGAAGAGTCTAGTAGTTATGAAGCTCCTGCTTATGAGGACCCTGAAGTCCATGAAGAATTTTAG